One genomic region from Marinobacter szutsaonensis encodes:
- the nuoF gene encoding NADH-quinone oxidoreductase subunit NuoF — translation MLQSADERSPDTHPLTWRLRDDGQVVGLKEYESKEGYQAVSQVLNGRDPGAVIAAMKEANVRGRGGAGFSAGLKWSLTLQGGDIPRGYIVCNADEMEPGTFKDRLLMEQQPHLLIEGMILAAFANNARYGYIFLRGEYVESARVLTAALADAREAGWLGPDVAGSGFDFDIALHTGAGRYICGEETALLNSLEGHRANPRAKPPFPGQSGAWGKPTVVNNVETLCNVPAVMLRGAEWYQELSGDRTGDGGTKLYGASGLVNRPGLWELPIGTSGRELLELAGGLREGRKLKAWLPGGASTGFLLPEHLGLPLDFDTVGKEGSRLGTGLITVVTEDQSMVALMRNLEEFFARESCGWCTPCRDGLPWTVKLLLALERGEGEAGDVELLEKLAADCGPGLTFCAHAPGAAMPLQTALRHFRHEFEQGVGDPKGNFHADSIPAGQV, via the coding sequence ATGCTGCAGTCCGCCGACGAGCGCTCGCCGGACACCCATCCGCTGACCTGGCGACTGCGGGATGATGGTCAGGTGGTGGGCCTGAAAGAGTACGAATCGAAAGAAGGCTATCAGGCAGTCTCGCAGGTTCTGAACGGGCGGGATCCCGGCGCCGTCATCGCCGCCATGAAGGAGGCCAACGTGCGCGGGCGCGGTGGCGCGGGCTTCTCCGCCGGCCTGAAATGGAGCCTCACCCTGCAGGGGGGTGACATTCCCCGAGGGTACATCGTCTGCAATGCCGATGAGATGGAGCCGGGCACCTTCAAGGATCGCCTGCTGATGGAGCAGCAGCCCCATCTATTGATTGAGGGCATGATTCTGGCGGCCTTCGCCAACAACGCCCGGTATGGCTACATCTTCCTGCGCGGAGAGTACGTGGAGTCGGCCCGGGTTCTCACCGCAGCGCTTGCCGATGCCCGGGAGGCCGGTTGGCTGGGTCCGGATGTCGCCGGCAGCGGCTTTGATTTTGATATTGCCCTGCACACCGGAGCCGGGCGCTACATCTGCGGCGAGGAAACCGCCCTGCTCAACTCGCTGGAGGGCCACCGGGCCAATCCCCGGGCCAAGCCTCCGTTTCCCGGCCAGTCGGGGGCCTGGGGCAAGCCTACAGTAGTGAACAACGTGGAAACCCTGTGCAACGTGCCCGCGGTGATGCTTCGTGGCGCGGAGTGGTACCAGGAACTGTCGGGGGATCGCACCGGGGATGGCGGCACCAAACTGTACGGCGCTTCGGGGCTGGTGAACCGCCCCGGACTCTGGGAACTGCCCATCGGCACCTCCGGCCGGGAGCTGCTGGAACTGGCCGGTGGTTTGCGGGAGGGCAGGAAGCTCAAGGCCTGGCTGCCCGGGGGCGCCAGCACCGGCTTCCTTTTGCCGGAACACCTGGGTCTGCCCCTGGATTTCGACACTGTGGGCAAGGAAGGCAGCCGCCTGGGCACCGGCCTGATTACGGTGGTGACCGAGGATCAGAGCATGGTCGCGTTGATGCGCAACCTGGAAGAGTTCTTTGCCCGCGAATCCTGCGGCTGGTGCACGCCCTGCCGGGATGGGCTGCCCTGGACCGTGAAGCTGTTGCTGGCTCTGGAGCGGGGCGAGGGTGAAGCCGGCGATGTGGAATTGCTGGAAAAGCTGGCGGCCGATTGCGGCCCGGGTCTGACCTTCTGTGCCCATGCGCCAGGCGCGGCCATGCCGCTTCAGACCGCGTTGCGGCATTTCCGGCATGAATTCGAACAGGGTGTGGGCGACCCGAAGGGAAATTTCCATGCCGATTCCATACCGGCGGGGCAAGTATGA